The following are from one region of the Poecilia reticulata strain Guanapo linkage group LG7, Guppy_female_1.0+MT, whole genome shotgun sequence genome:
- the pmelb gene encoding premelanosome protein b, producing the protein MWTSALLLVLLTVTSQTLAKAKNRFTRYPSWNAKRYPIWKAGDPRYEDSWKGGRVIFNVKNDSPTLTGAKVTFTIELEFPHNQEVLPDGSVVWAEDCVVNGTKYFKSEPVYPXKDADWEAVFPDGTPVKDDKKPPYVFVWKTWGQYWQVADGPCSSLTISTDDIPLGSYSMDIVIYHYRSKEKFIPLGYASTQFSITDQIPFAVSLDQVNDIVAGDMRFVQNRAIAFTVTLHDPSQYLGNADITFNWDFGDESGALISREMTVTHTYVSSGSFKPQVVIQAVIPDKACDPPSDXPTSTTGPAADQATTVKAPDLVSAVPILVSTKPAHLNINMVPSDTEEDNAEGEASTASMVQAVQEAAVAKTPPPINKLQTGNKMAANGKRTVRLSERVAAIVVAKREADDKPSDDDCVIYRYGSFCTGIEVFEGIEKVEIVQMENVLMTTPRKDTNVLDITVTCQGSHPKEVCSVILDSDCLKPIRMACDLVEPSKECQLVLRHFFNSSGDYCINVSMANDVSLAAATARFTVDLGSGLSSSGTIVMLLGVLVLILTVGIVGYSYKRLKPYHPLKEAXSEGPQLSGVRSSSAALMLWNSLNRRGAIDNSXLLQDRPL; encoded by the exons ATGTGGACGTCCGCTCTGCTGCTGGTGCTTCTCACTGTAACTTCACAAACTTTGGCAA agGCTAAAAATCGCTTCACTCGCTACCCATCATGGAACGCTAAGAGGTACCCGATCTGGAAAGCAGGTGACCCGAGATATGAAGACTCCTGGAAAG GTGGAAGGGTGATCTTCAATGTTAAGAATGATTCACCGACCCTGACTGGAGCCAAAGTCACGTTCACCATCGAACTGGAGTTCCCCCACAACCAGGAAGTTCTGCCTGATGGGAGCGTGGTCTGGGCTGAAGACTGTGTAGTCAatg gaacaaaatattttaagtcagAACCAGTTTATCCAWCAAAGGACGCAGACTGGGAAGCAGTTTTTCCAGATGGGACACCAGTAAAGGATGACAAGAAGCCGCcttatgtgtttgtgtggaaaACCTGGG GTCAGTACTGGCAGGTAGCGGACGGGCCCTGCTCCTCCCTGACCATCAGTACGGATGACATCCCACTGGGCTCCTACTCCATGGACATCGTCATCTATCACTACCGCAGCAAAGAAAAGTTTATTCCTCTGGGATACGCTTCTACGCAGTTTTCCATCACTG ATCAGATCCCCTTCGCCGTCTCCCTGGACCAAGTCAACGACATCGTGGCCGGAGACATGCGCTTCGTGCAGAACCGAGCCATCGCCTTCACCGTGACCCTCCATGACCCCAGCCAGTACCTCGGCAACGCGGACATCACCTTCAACTGGGACTTTGGCGATGAAAGCGGGGCGCTCATATCCAGAGAGATGACCGTCACTCACACATACGTCAGCTCTGGATCGTTCAAACCGCAGGTGGTCATCCAGGCGGTCATYCCCGATAAGGCCTGCGACCCGCCATCCGACAYCCCGACCTCCACCACCGGACCGGCTGCCGACCAGGCAACCACAG TGAAAGCTCCCGATCTGGTCTCTGCTGTCCCCATACTGGTCTCCACCAAACCAGCTCATTTGAACATCAACATGGTTCCCTCAGACACTGAGGAGGACAACGCTGAGGGAGAAGCCTCCACTGCCTCCATGGTTCAGGCCGTCCAGGAAGCCGCAGTAGCAAAGACTCCGCCCCCAATAAACAAACTCCAAACAggaaacaagatggcggcgA ATGGAAAGAGAACAGTGAGGCTGTCAGAGCGAGTTGCAGCCATTGTTGTTGCTAAGAGGGAAGCAGACGATAAACCATCTGATGATGACTGTGTGATATACAGATATGGTTCCTTCTGTACTGGCATTGAAGTGTTTG AGGGCATTGAAAAAGTAGAGAttgtgcaaatggaaaatgttctCATGACAACACCTCGAAAAGACACAAATGTTTTAGACATTACTGTGACCTGCCAAGGAAG TCATCCCAAAGAGGTCTGCAGTGTGATTCTGGACTCAGACTGCCTGAAGCCGATTCGCATGGCGTGCGACCTGGTGGAGCCCTCTAAGGAGTGCCAGCTGGTGTTGCGTCACTTCTTTAATTCCTCTGGGGACTACTGCATCAACGTTTCCATGGCAAATGATGTCAGTTTAGCTGCTGCCACTGCCAGATTCACAGTTGACTTGG GCTCWGGTCTGTCTTCCTCCGGCACCATCGTCATGCTGTTGGGTGTCCTGGTMCTCATTCTCACAGTGGGAATTGTTGGATACTCCTACAA